The following proteins are encoded in a genomic region of Chryseobacterium cucumeris:
- a CDS encoding helix-turn-helix domain-containing protein, with translation MEKLKNLRKQRGYTQEYMSKIISTDVSNYSRKENDEVRIYDDEWEKLAKALDVPVEEIKEEKPSRVVNNDNLTFNDQSANNNFNQYYNIPNSIVENLQSYIKVLEEQVGALKEENRKLKGK, from the coding sequence ATGGAAAAGCTAAAAAATCTAAGAAAGCAAAGAGGCTACACACAAGAATATATGTCTAAAATAATATCTACAGATGTCTCCAATTATTCCCGAAAAGAGAATGATGAAGTAAGGATATATGATGATGAATGGGAAAAGCTTGCTAAAGCACTTGATGTTCCTGTAGAAGAAATAAAGGAAGAAAAACCATCACGAGTTGTCAATAATGATAATTTAACTTTCAACGACCAATCTGCAAACAATAATTTTAATCAATATTACAACATTCCTAATTCTATTGTGGAAAATTTGCAGAGCTATATTAAAGTTTTAGAAGAGCAGGTGGGAGCTTTGAAGGAAGAGAATAGAAAATTGAAAGGGAAATAA
- a CDS encoding P-loop NTPase fold protein encodes MQNVYSSDRPVEKREEDRFQRYQFSKRIAETIIHRGSDDGLVIGIYGAWGDGKSSILNFIEGELSHSDNIIIIKFNPWRYKDEELLLKSFFISISKSLDQELSTNSEKLGKFVEKYGSLTSVLGFDFSGAGKGLADVDLEDLKIRVNSFIKESEKKIVIIIDDIDRLDKNEIYSLIRLVKINADFHNTFYILSFDDNMVANAINERFGQENKQAGENFLEKIIQVPLKIPKPQSSDLQEYSLSIIEKVLIENDIKLSDSEMRRYINVFETYILPKIKTPRYAVRYGNSISFSIPLLKDEINIVDLLLIEAVKIIYPDIYKIINQNQQFFARTYSLSFNSFGETDKADMKKILDEMLNSFNENEKILVKGFLSELFPSVAEVLDNSFIDDIEQIAYKHKRISSSRYFNRYFAYCVLKDQFSDVEFNRFLEYVENNDLENAQSNFLHLVKIGTFKNVVIKLRSIIGDLSWEEKNKLIDIIAVKNLEINEEIIEEDGFFSFVYNPQSQSAMIIRSLLEDNENKSEVFNKYKEIITNTSSVDFAMQLYISTEPDEVKGTYLLIDEERNELFNFIRKKALYYADGIPLHEKYPDYYHSFFRSWKIEDPEQQSAYFEQLFSDNSEKIIEFIRLYTLDIHTTKEPKRYRSDLELHGYNELCESIDKDLLFNKIMQNYSDELLQLDVEFFGTKFGQTDKNLLKQFEFWYLKDQEQENNEE; translated from the coding sequence ATGCAAAATGTTTATTCATCAGATAGACCTGTAGAAAAAAGGGAAGAAGATAGGTTTCAAAGATATCAGTTCTCTAAAAGGATAGCAGAAACAATTATTCATAGAGGAAGCGACGATGGTCTTGTTATAGGAATTTATGGAGCTTGGGGAGATGGAAAATCATCAATTTTAAATTTTATTGAAGGAGAGTTAAGTCATTCTGACAATATTATTATTATAAAATTTAATCCTTGGCGTTATAAAGATGAAGAGTTGTTACTTAAAAGTTTTTTTATATCAATTTCCAAATCACTTGACCAGGAACTTTCAACAAATTCAGAAAAACTTGGGAAATTTGTTGAAAAATATGGTTCTTTAACTAGTGTTTTGGGATTTGATTTTTCTGGAGCTGGAAAAGGATTAGCCGATGTTGATCTTGAAGATTTGAAAATACGAGTTAATTCTTTTATCAAGGAAAGTGAAAAAAAGATCGTTATTATTATTGATGATATAGATCGTTTGGATAAAAATGAAATTTATTCCCTCATTCGATTAGTTAAAATTAATGCAGATTTTCATAATACATTTTATATATTATCTTTTGATGATAACATGGTAGCCAATGCAATTAATGAAAGGTTTGGTCAAGAGAATAAACAAGCAGGAGAAAATTTTTTAGAAAAGATAATTCAAGTACCATTAAAAATCCCTAAGCCTCAGTCGTCTGATTTACAGGAGTATTCATTGAGTATTATCGAAAAAGTATTGATTGAAAATGATATTAAACTTTCTGATAGTGAGATGCGGAGGTATATAAATGTATTTGAAACTTATATATTACCAAAAATCAAGACTCCGCGTTATGCAGTCAGATATGGAAATAGTATTTCATTTTCAATACCCTTATTAAAAGATGAGATTAATATTGTAGATCTTTTGTTAATTGAAGCAGTAAAAATAATTTATCCTGATATTTATAAAATTATTAACCAAAATCAACAATTTTTTGCACGTACTTATTCATTATCGTTTAATAGTTTTGGAGAAACTGATAAAGCTGATATGAAAAAGATTCTTGATGAGATGCTAAATTCTTTTAATGAAAATGAAAAGATACTTGTAAAGGGTTTTTTATCTGAATTATTTCCTTCCGTTGCTGAGGTGCTAGATAATTCATTTATCGACGATATAGAGCAAATAGCTTATAAACATAAGAGGATTTCTTCGAGTAGATACTTCAATAGATATTTTGCTTATTGTGTCTTAAAAGATCAGTTTTCTGATGTTGAATTCAATCGATTTTTAGAATATGTGGAAAATAATGATCTTGAAAATGCTCAATCAAATTTTCTTCATTTAGTAAAAATTGGTACTTTTAAAAATGTTGTTATTAAATTAAGAAGTATTATAGGTGATTTGTCTTGGGAAGAAAAGAATAAGCTAATTGATATCATTGCTGTCAAAAATCTTGAAATAAATGAAGAAATTATTGAGGAAGATGGCTTTTTTTCATTTGTATACAATCCACAAAGTCAATCAGCAATGATAATAAGAAGTTTGCTTGAAGATAATGAAAATAAATCCGAGGTATTTAATAAATACAAAGAGATAATTACTAATACATCTTCTGTTGATTTTGCTATGCAATTATATATAAGTACTGAACCGGATGAAGTTAAGGGTACTTATTTATTAATTGATGAAGAAAGAAATGAACTTTTTAACTTTATTCGTAAAAAAGCTCTGTATTATGCTGATGGCATACCTTTGCATGAAAAATATCCAGATTATTATCATTCATTTTTTCGAAGTTGGAAGATTGAGGACCCTGAGCAGCAAAGTGCATATTTTGAGCAATTATTTTCAGATAATTCTGAAAAAATCATCGAATTTATTAGGCTTTATACATTAGATATACACACAACAAAAGAGCCTAAAAGATATCGATCAGATTTAGAATTACATGGATATAATGAATTATGCGAAAGTATAGATAAGGATTTATTGTTTAATAAAATAATGCAAAATTATTCTGACGAACTATTACAATTGGATGTAGAGTTTTTTGGTACAAAATTCGGGCAAACAGATAAAAATTTGCTAAAACAATTCGAGTTTTGGTATTTAAAAGACCAGGAACAAGAGAATAATGAAGAGTAG
- the gldG gene encoding gliding motility-associated ABC transporter substrate-binding protein GldG, with the protein MKKFNAKSPLGIFLIAIVPLVIILTYSGIRLDLTKEKRYTLSDNTIKVLESVKKPLTVEVYLEGDFPASFKQLQSETKFMLEEFRKINPKIDFKFIDPIKTKMSQDTLMAMGMQPSILPDVKDGKISQITLFPYAVIKYGNDGVSIPLVVQQAGIDADQQLTRSIEGLEYNLVSNIKNIVAAKRKKIGILVNHDELNPDEFQGFVQLAMENYDAGPIIPKNQTELSLEDVPLLKQMSALVIAKPRKAFTDNEKVILDQYIMNGGKTLWMIDAVNAEMDTLTRSKKVMPFPVDINMTDFFFNYGLRINPALVKDVKKFALLRLVTGEVSGNPQYTSLPWPYYPLGIAENNNPVTKNINPVKFEFPTSIDTLGGRKNIKTKVLFESSERTLLKQVPNYVDLKEIASVDSLGQMEKPSTPKIFAVALEGKFNSAYASRIERKSYPGFKTSSPENKMIVIADGDVGRNKVIKGKPLPLGVDLLTNEQFGNEQFLRNALDYLLDDSNLMELRNRNIEERLLDRQRITEEKSTWQWINLLLPLAIIGLIGGLFFWLRKKKFG; encoded by the coding sequence ATGAAGAAGTTCAATGCTAAATCTCCACTGGGAATTTTCTTAATTGCAATTGTTCCTTTGGTTATTATCCTGACCTATTCGGGAATCAGATTAGACTTAACAAAAGAAAAAAGATATACCCTTTCTGATAACACCATCAAAGTACTGGAGTCTGTTAAAAAGCCTCTGACGGTAGAAGTGTATCTGGAAGGTGACTTTCCGGCAAGTTTCAAACAGCTGCAAAGCGAAACGAAATTCATGCTGGAAGAATTCAGAAAAATTAATCCGAAGATTGATTTTAAATTTATCGATCCGATTAAAACAAAAATGTCTCAGGACACTTTGATGGCTATGGGAATGCAGCCGTCTATTCTTCCGGATGTAAAAGACGGGAAAATCTCACAGATCACGCTTTTCCCTTACGCTGTGATTAAATATGGAAATGACGGGGTTTCTATTCCTTTAGTGGTTCAGCAGGCCGGAATTGATGCCGATCAGCAGCTGACAAGATCGATTGAAGGACTGGAGTACAATCTTGTTTCCAACATTAAAAATATTGTAGCTGCCAAGAGAAAGAAAATCGGGATTCTTGTCAACCACGATGAATTGAATCCGGATGAATTCCAGGGATTTGTACAATTGGCAATGGAAAACTATGATGCAGGACCTATCATTCCTAAAAATCAGACTGAACTTTCACTGGAAGATGTTCCGCTATTAAAGCAGATGAGTGCTTTGGTGATTGCAAAACCAAGAAAAGCTTTTACAGATAATGAAAAAGTAATTCTGGATCAGTACATCATGAACGGAGGGAAAACCCTTTGGATGATTGATGCTGTAAATGCTGAAATGGATACGCTGACAAGATCCAAAAAAGTAATGCCTTTCCCTGTCGATATCAATATGACAGACTTCTTTTTCAATTACGGGCTGAGAATCAATCCTGCGTTGGTAAAAGACGTGAAAAAGTTTGCCCTGTTAAGACTGGTTACAGGAGAGGTGAGTGGAAACCCTCAGTACACAAGCTTACCTTGGCCTTATTATCCACTTGGAATTGCCGAAAATAATAATCCGGTCACCAAGAATATCAACCCTGTAAAATTTGAATTCCCGACTTCTATTGATACTTTAGGAGGAAGAAAGAATATCAAAACAAAAGTCCTTTTCGAATCCAGTGAAAGAACTTTATTGAAACAGGTTCCGAATTATGTGGATCTGAAAGAAATTGCAAGTGTAGACAGTCTTGGACAAATGGAAAAGCCAAGTACACCGAAGATCTTCGCTGTAGCCTTGGAAGGAAAATTCAACTCTGCCTATGCATCAAGAATTGAAAGAAAATCGTACCCTGGATTCAAAACATCCAGCCCGGAAAACAAAATGATTGTGATTGCAGACGGTGATGTGGGTAGAAATAAAGTAATCAAAGGAAAACCACTTCCATTAGGGGTAGATCTGTTAACGAACGAACAGTTTGGAAACGAACAGTTCCTGAGAAATGCATTGGATTATCTTTTGGATGACAGCAATCTGATGGAACTGAGAAACAGAAACATTGAAGAAAGACTTCTCGACAGGCAAAGAATTACTGAAGAGAAATCGACCTGGCAGTGGATCAATTTACTGCTTCCACTGGCTATTATCGGCCTTATCGGAGGACTGTTCTTCTGGTTAAGGAAAAAGAAATTTGGATAA
- a CDS encoding ABC transporter permease — translation MIAILKKELWSYFGNWSAWVIIAAFSLIATLFLFFFDNDSNIFEIGMASLQSYFVLVPWLLMFIIPALSMKTFAEEQQTGTLNWLFSQPLKVSELVTGKFLSVWIVGILCLIPSLIYLYTVYVLGVPAGNIDLGMTFGSYIGLIILIAAFSAVGILASSLSQNQIMAYLLGVFMCFIMYFGIEQLASYKLLGGADFILQNIGFYQHFLGFTRGLIDVKDVAYFVLVIGASLVLANHFINKKK, via the coding sequence ATGATTGCAATTTTAAAGAAAGAACTTTGGAGTTACTTTGGAAACTGGAGTGCATGGGTGATTATTGCCGCTTTCAGTTTGATAGCGACTCTTTTTCTGTTCTTTTTCGACAACGATTCTAATATTTTTGAGATTGGAATGGCCTCATTGCAGAGCTATTTCGTATTAGTTCCATGGCTGTTGATGTTTATCATCCCGGCCCTTTCTATGAAAACTTTTGCGGAAGAACAGCAAACCGGAACATTGAACTGGCTTTTTTCACAGCCGTTAAAAGTTTCAGAACTGGTGACAGGTAAATTCCTTTCCGTATGGATTGTAGGAATTTTATGTCTTATTCCATCATTAATTTATCTTTATACGGTATATGTTTTGGGAGTTCCTGCAGGAAATATTGACCTGGGAATGACCTTTGGAAGCTATATCGGACTGATAATCTTAATCGCAGCATTTTCAGCAGTGGGAATTCTTGCTTCCTCTCTCTCTCAGAATCAGATTATGGCTTATCTGCTGGGTGTTTTCATGTGTTTCATTATGTATTTTGGGATCGAACAGCTGGCAAGTTATAAACTATTGGGAGGTGCAGATTTTATCCTTCAGAATATTGGCTTCTATCAGCATTTCTTAGGCTTCACAAGAGGACTTATTGATGTTAAAGATGTGGCGTATTTTGTACTTGTCATCGGCGCTTCATTAGTATTGGCTAATCATTTTATTAACAAAAAGAAGTAG
- a CDS encoding CopD family protein: MLYTIIKALHIIFMVSYFAGIFYLVRIFVYYKDTDEFSEEKKKILREQYTFMARRLWNIITVPAGVIMAVCGLVMIFLNPGLMKMGWFHLKLTFLIGLAIYHYWCWKKVLHLKVLNGSTLPIANIKLRQANEIATFILFLVVFTVILKSMVIEYWWQLIAGFFVLVFLIMMTVKLVNKNKKNK, encoded by the coding sequence ATGCTTTACACAATAATCAAAGCGCTGCACATTATTTTTATGGTAAGCTACTTTGCGGGAATTTTTTACCTCGTGAGGATTTTCGTTTACTATAAAGATACCGATGAATTTTCTGAAGAAAAAAAGAAAATTCTGAGAGAGCAGTACACTTTTATGGCCAGAAGGCTGTGGAACATTATCACAGTTCCTGCCGGGGTAATCATGGCGGTCTGCGGATTGGTGATGATCTTTTTAAACCCGGGATTAATGAAGATGGGATGGTTTCATTTAAAACTAACCTTCCTGATCGGGCTTGCCATCTACCATTACTGGTGCTGGAAAAAAGTCCTTCATTTAAAAGTTCTGAATGGAAGTACACTGCCCATTGCCAATATCAAACTGAGACAGGCCAATGAAATTGCAACGTTCATTCTGTTTCTGGTCGTATTTACCGTTATTTTAAAATCAATGGTGATCGAATACTGGTGGCAATTAATTGCAGGATTTTTCGTTCTTGTATTTCTGATTATGATGACAGTGAAACTGGTTAATAAAAATAAAAAAAACAAATAA
- the kbl gene encoding glycine C-acetyltransferase, producing MISEKYLQHLQNELQNIENDGLYKRERIITSQQSAEIEANGKKLLNFCANNYLGLSNHPEVMKASQDMIQSHGYGMSSVRFICGTQDIHKDLEKKIADFLGLEDTILYAAAFDANGGVFEPLFTEEDAIISDELNHASIIDGVRLCKAARYRYKNNNMEDLEAQLIAASEKNHRFKIIVTDGVFSMDGIVADLKGVCDLADKYDALVMVDDSHATGFIGKTGRGTHEANEVMGRVDIITSTLGKALGGALGGFTSGKKEIIDMLRQRSRPYLFSNSLAPGIVGAALRVLDMISDDTSLRDKVMENAEYFRTEMKAKGFDIPDGDAAIVPVMLYDAPLSQKMAEKLMDEGIYVIGFFYPVVPKGKARIRVQLSAAHTKEHLDKAIAAFEKVGKELGVIS from the coding sequence ATGATCTCTGAAAAATACCTTCAACATTTACAGAACGAACTTCAGAATATTGAGAATGACGGACTTTACAAAAGAGAAAGAATCATCACTTCTCAGCAGAGTGCAGAAATAGAAGCTAACGGAAAAAAGCTTTTGAACTTCTGTGCCAATAATTATCTGGGATTATCCAACCATCCGGAAGTAATGAAAGCTTCGCAGGATATGATCCAATCTCACGGATACGGAATGTCTTCTGTACGTTTTATCTGCGGAACACAGGATATTCACAAAGATTTGGAGAAAAAGATTGCTGATTTCTTAGGTCTTGAAGATACCATCCTTTACGCTGCAGCATTTGATGCCAACGGAGGTGTTTTTGAACCCCTGTTTACAGAAGAAGATGCTATTATTTCAGATGAACTGAACCACGCATCAATCATTGATGGTGTTCGTTTGTGTAAAGCAGCGAGATACAGATATAAAAATAATAATATGGAGGATCTGGAAGCTCAGCTGATTGCAGCTTCTGAGAAGAACCACCGTTTTAAAATCATCGTTACAGACGGAGTATTCTCAATGGACGGTATTGTTGCAGATTTAAAAGGAGTTTGTGATCTTGCCGATAAATATGATGCCTTGGTAATGGTAGATGATTCTCACGCAACAGGTTTCATCGGAAAAACAGGCCGTGGAACTCACGAAGCGAATGAAGTAATGGGTAGAGTAGATATTATTACTTCTACTTTAGGAAAAGCTTTAGGTGGTGCTTTGGGAGGATTTACTTCCGGTAAAAAAGAGATCATTGATATGCTGAGACAGCGTTCAAGACCTTATTTATTCTCGAACTCTTTAGCACCTGGTATCGTAGGAGCTGCATTAAGAGTATTGGATATGATTTCAGATGATACCTCTCTTCGTGATAAAGTAATGGAAAATGCAGAATATTTCAGAACGGAAATGAAAGCGAAAGGCTTTGACATTCCTGATGGGGATGCTGCTATTGTTCCGGTAATGCTTTACGATGCTCCGCTTTCTCAAAAAATGGCAGAAAAGCTTATGGATGAAGGCATCTACGTCATCGGGTTCTTCTATCCTGTGGTACCGAAAGGAAAAGCAAGAATCAGAGTACAATTATCTGCGGCTCATACCAAAGAACATCTGGATAAAGCGATTGCTGCTTTTGAAAAGGTTGGAAAAGAATTAGGAGTGATCTCTTAA